Proteins from one Paenibacillus sp. J23TS9 genomic window:
- a CDS encoding ABC transporter substrate-binding protein, translating into MWKKKLATMVSLVTVFSVVLAGCGGSKDEGSSASGSDKKEKPYQLVWYQIGDPQKDTDKVVEKINEYTKEKINATVDLKMIGFGDYSKKMQVITASGEPYDIAFTSSWANDYLQNVAKGAFVAIDDLLDSKGQGIVKALDPKFIEGAKVDGKIYGIPTNKEVATQRVFRFNKQLVDKDKLDISNVNSLESLEPILKTFKEKEGYAPLWGDKNTSPYLAYDFITEKLPMAVPFNSTDYKVVNFLDQPDTMKTFETLHKYYKAGYLPADIATSTNSDYQKNGKWLVDMADSQPYADLTWSRSMGYDVESKPAGDAIATNTSVLGSMMAISSTSENPEKAMEFLNLLNTDPYLRNLVDMGIEGTHYKKNADGTVTDLPAAKDYDMPSFALGNEFILNLYDNDPKDKWEQFKKFNTDANSSPLLGFHFDPSKVQTEMAALKNVSDEYMPALMTGTVDPKDYIAKADQKFKAAGLDTVMAEVQKQVDEWRAAQKK; encoded by the coding sequence ATGTGGAAAAAGAAATTGGCTACCATGGTCAGCTTGGTCACTGTATTTTCAGTTGTGCTCGCCGGATGCGGCGGATCCAAAGATGAAGGATCCAGTGCAAGCGGTAGCGATAAGAAAGAAAAGCCTTATCAACTGGTTTGGTATCAAATTGGCGATCCGCAAAAGGATACAGATAAGGTTGTTGAAAAGATCAACGAATACACCAAAGAGAAAATTAACGCAACCGTTGACCTTAAAATGATCGGCTTCGGCGATTACAGCAAAAAAATGCAGGTAATCACCGCTTCTGGTGAGCCTTACGATATCGCATTTACATCTTCTTGGGCGAATGACTATCTGCAGAATGTTGCCAAAGGCGCATTTGTAGCGATTGACGATCTGCTGGATAGCAAAGGACAAGGAATTGTGAAAGCGCTCGATCCGAAGTTTATTGAAGGCGCGAAGGTAGACGGTAAAATTTATGGTATCCCTACCAATAAAGAAGTAGCAACCCAAAGAGTATTCCGCTTTAACAAGCAATTGGTGGACAAAGACAAGCTCGACATCTCCAACGTGAACTCGCTGGAAAGCCTTGAGCCAATTTTGAAAACATTCAAAGAAAAAGAAGGCTACGCTCCACTATGGGGAGACAAGAATACATCTCCTTACCTGGCATATGACTTCATTACTGAGAAATTGCCAATGGCGGTACCGTTTAATTCAACCGATTATAAAGTCGTGAATTTCCTGGATCAACCTGATACAATGAAGACATTCGAAACATTGCATAAATATTACAAGGCAGGATATCTTCCAGCTGATATTGCAACATCCACCAACTCCGATTATCAGAAAAACGGAAAATGGCTTGTGGATATGGCTGACAGCCAGCCATACGCAGATCTGACTTGGTCCCGCAGCATGGGTTATGATGTAGAATCCAAGCCTGCTGGTGATGCAATTGCAACGAACACATCTGTTCTCGGCTCGATGATGGCAATCTCCAGCACTTCCGAAAATCCAGAGAAGGCTATGGAATTCCTGAACCTGCTTAACACCGATCCTTATCTCCGCAACCTGGTGGACATGGGTATCGAAGGAACACACTACAAGAAAAATGCAGACGGAACCGTTACAGACTTGCCAGCTGCAAAAGACTATGACATGCCTTCCTTTGCTCTTGGCAACGAGTTCATTCTGAACCTGTATGACAATGATCCGAAGGATAAATGGGAACAGTTCAAGAAATTTAACACCGATGCAAACAGCAGCCCGCTGCTTGGTTTCCACTTCGATCCATCTAAAGTGCAAACTGAAATGGCAGCCCTTAAAAACGTATCGGATGAATACATGCCTGCTCTGATGACAGGCACAGTGGATCCAAAGGATTACATTGCTAAAGCTGACCAGAAGTTCAAAGCTGCAGGACTGGATACCGTTATGGCTGAAGTTCAAAAGCAAGTGGACGAGTGGAGAGCGGCACAAAAGAAATAG
- a CDS encoding carbohydrate ABC transporter permease, with the protein MAKTRTLNQPSRLSNTVLNVIASIFSIACVFPFLFVVIISFTNEKALATDGYRIIPKEWSVEAYKYIFKTGDQLLRSFGITVLVTVAGAVLSLILISHFAYAISRSSFKYRNFFSFIAIFTMLFNGGMVPSYIINTRMLHLKDTLWALILPLAVNAFYIMIMRTFYRTTVPDAIIEAGKIDGAGELRVFYSVVLPISLPGLATIGLFSTLGYWNDWFNALLYIDNPNLVPLQALLMRIENSMQFLVTNSAMSSSGQGMALLSSLPQDSARMAMVVLATVPIVLAYPFFQRFFISGLTVGAVKG; encoded by the coding sequence TTGGCCAAGACAAGAACTTTAAATCAGCCTTCACGGCTGTCCAACACGGTTTTGAATGTGATTGCATCTATTTTCTCAATCGCTTGCGTATTTCCATTCCTGTTCGTCGTTATTATCTCGTTTACGAATGAGAAGGCGCTGGCAACGGATGGATACCGGATTATTCCGAAAGAGTGGAGCGTTGAGGCTTACAAGTATATTTTCAAGACGGGTGACCAGCTGCTGCGATCTTTTGGGATTACCGTATTGGTTACCGTGGCAGGTGCGGTGCTATCACTGATTCTGATTTCGCACTTTGCATACGCAATTTCCCGTTCCAGCTTCAAATACCGTAACTTCTTTTCGTTTATTGCGATTTTCACGATGCTCTTTAACGGGGGCATGGTGCCATCTTATATCATTAACACCCGGATGCTTCATTTGAAAGACACGCTATGGGCACTCATACTGCCGCTCGCGGTAAACGCCTTCTACATTATGATAATGAGGACGTTCTACCGGACGACAGTACCGGATGCCATCATTGAAGCGGGCAAGATCGACGGAGCCGGTGAACTGCGCGTATTCTACAGCGTTGTGCTTCCGATTTCGCTTCCCGGTCTGGCTACGATTGGCTTGTTCAGTACACTGGGCTACTGGAATGACTGGTTTAATGCCCTGCTGTACATTGACAACCCGAATCTGGTACCATTGCAAGCGCTCCTTATGCGTATCGAGAACAGCATGCAGTTCCTGGTAACGAACTCTGCAATGAGCAGCTCGGGTCAAGGTATGGCTCTACTTAGCTCTTTGCCTCAGGATTCTGCGCGAATGGCGATGGTCGTTTTGGCAACTGTGCCAATTGTACTGGCCTATCCATTCTTCCAACGGTTTTTCATTTCCGGTCTTACCGTAGGTGCGGTGAAGGGCTGA
- a CDS encoding sugar ABC transporter permease: MKGFANMLKNISRNKWFLLMVLPATIWFLLFSYLPMVGTIIAFKSYRYSRDGFWASLFHSDWVGFKNFKFLFATQDAYIITRNTLLYNLAFIILGLICSVAMAVVLSEIVNKKLAKVYQTGMFLPHFLSWVIIGYFAFAFLSEDKGVLNQILTGVGLHPISWYSDKTYWPVILIVMNVWKELGYTSVMYLAAIVGIDRSYYEAAMIDGASKWQQFKSITLPSIQPLIITLTLLNVGRIFYSDFGLFFQLPRDSGALYAVTNTIDTYVYRGLTATGEIGMSTAAGLYQSLVGFILVMAANLIVRKIDKDSALF, encoded by the coding sequence ATGAAAGGCTTTGCCAACATGCTAAAAAACATCAGCCGGAACAAGTGGTTTTTGTTGATGGTCTTGCCGGCAACCATTTGGTTCCTGCTATTTTCCTATTTGCCTATGGTGGGTACGATTATAGCTTTTAAAAGCTATCGCTATTCCAGGGACGGATTTTGGGCAAGCTTGTTTCATAGCGACTGGGTCGGATTCAAGAACTTTAAGTTTTTGTTCGCTACCCAAGACGCTTACATCATAACTAGGAATACGCTGCTTTATAATTTGGCCTTTATTATTCTGGGTCTGATCTGTTCAGTAGCAATGGCAGTTGTATTGAGTGAAATTGTAAATAAAAAACTCGCAAAAGTGTATCAGACGGGGATGTTTCTGCCACACTTTTTGTCATGGGTCATTATCGGTTATTTCGCATTCGCTTTCCTGAGTGAAGACAAAGGGGTACTGAACCAGATTCTCACTGGTGTCGGGCTGCATCCGATCTCATGGTATTCGGACAAAACCTATTGGCCAGTCATACTGATTGTCATGAACGTATGGAAAGAGCTCGGATATACAAGCGTCATGTATCTGGCGGCGATCGTCGGCATTGACCGTTCGTATTACGAAGCGGCCATGATTGACGGAGCAAGCAAATGGCAGCAGTTCAAGAGCATTACACTTCCATCCATCCAGCCGCTGATTATCACGCTCACGCTGCTGAATGTGGGACGCATTTTCTACTCTGACTTCGGTCTGTTCTTCCAGCTACCGCGCGATTCGGGAGCACTTTATGCGGTAACCAACACGATCGATACTTACGTATACCGCGGTCTTACAGCAACGGGCGAAATTGGCATGAGTACCGCCGCCGGATTATACCAGTCGCTGGTCGGATTTATTCTGGTCATGGCTGCCAACTTGATCGTTCGGAAGATCGACAAGGACAGCGCATTGTTCTAA
- a CDS encoding response regulator transcription factor encodes MYKVFLVDDEPFIVEGLYSILDWSDYQLEIIGSAENGKEALASLQEHPSDILITDITMPEMTGLELIREARALFPDLKIIILSGYNEFNYVKEGMKYGIENYLLKPINVEELKQTLISTVDKIQSTQAQTMAHQDMDILRSNILNRWVSGQIEHDELLERGQLLGLEVSHECYETAVIKPMIPPSPQHDDLILYRNEKLEQVYQRVRSMTEHDELAPGICFVDWDSDIVVVFGYSSSEDQDAVEAAFSQLMDQLRIIYPFELLVSMGELQSGRDGAAESYRDAKRVQQFFLISPHHLILTIKRVEELKNQSGSSIHVPDWGEYSRLLLSLQQEELLQRIETDLDQLSSTEGITPYQVQNRVVEMIIWFKQAIKEANLPDPEEAEGYKSIFAGVFSSLTMGELKKQVMLAAENVMAYLQGQQSLSPVVKQVLAQIHEHYADELSLKLLGQEYNINAVYLGQLFHRETGKSLSDYVNSYRIEKAKELLKRSNLKVQEVARMTGYLDNSYFFRQFKKYVGVSPAEFKGLV; translated from the coding sequence ATGTATAAAGTGTTTCTGGTGGATGATGAGCCGTTTATTGTAGAAGGACTTTATTCCATCTTGGACTGGTCCGATTATCAGCTCGAGATTATTGGAAGCGCAGAAAATGGAAAGGAAGCGCTCGCTTCGCTGCAGGAGCATCCGTCGGATATCTTGATTACGGACATCACGATGCCGGAGATGACGGGGCTGGAGCTGATTCGGGAAGCAAGAGCCTTGTTTCCCGATTTGAAAATAATCATCCTCAGTGGTTACAACGAGTTCAACTATGTTAAAGAGGGCATGAAATACGGGATTGAAAATTATCTGCTCAAACCGATCAATGTGGAAGAACTGAAGCAGACATTGATAAGCACGGTGGATAAAATCCAGAGCACTCAAGCGCAGACCATGGCCCATCAAGATATGGACATTCTACGTAGCAATATCCTGAACCGGTGGGTGAGTGGACAAATTGAGCATGATGAGCTGCTCGAACGCGGCCAGCTGTTAGGCTTAGAAGTCTCGCATGAATGTTATGAAACCGCTGTGATTAAACCAATGATTCCCCCAAGCCCGCAGCATGACGACTTGATTCTATACCGCAACGAAAAGCTGGAGCAGGTGTATCAGCGGGTACGATCAATGACGGAGCATGATGAACTGGCACCAGGAATTTGCTTTGTGGATTGGGACAGCGATATTGTCGTTGTGTTTGGATACAGCAGCAGTGAAGATCAAGATGCCGTGGAAGCTGCATTTAGCCAGCTGATGGATCAGCTGCGCATTATTTATCCGTTTGAGCTGTTGGTATCGATGGGCGAGCTGCAGAGCGGCCGTGACGGGGCGGCGGAAAGCTATCGGGATGCCAAGAGAGTGCAGCAATTTTTCCTGATCAGCCCGCATCATCTGATTTTGACGATCAAGCGGGTAGAGGAGCTGAAAAACCAATCCGGAAGCAGTATCCATGTGCCGGATTGGGGGGAGTACTCCAGGCTCCTTCTATCCCTTCAACAGGAGGAACTGCTGCAGCGGATTGAGACCGATCTTGATCAGCTTTCCAGTACGGAAGGGATTACGCCGTACCAGGTTCAGAACCGTGTTGTTGAAATGATTATCTGGTTCAAACAGGCCATTAAGGAAGCGAATCTTCCTGATCCGGAGGAAGCCGAGGGATATAAGAGCATTTTTGCTGGCGTATTCAGTTCCCTGACGATGGGCGAATTAAAGAAACAAGTTATGCTCGCAGCCGAGAATGTTATGGCATATCTGCAGGGTCAGCAATCGCTGAGTCCGGTGGTAAAGCAAGTACTGGCACAAATCCATGAGCATTATGCGGATGAGCTGTCGCTGAAGCTGCTCGGACAGGAATACAATATCAATGCGGTTTATCTGGGACAGCTGTTCCACCGCGAAACGGGAAAGTCACTCTCCGATTATGTGAACTCCTACCGCATTGAGAAGGCCAAGGAGCTTCTGAAGCGCTCAAACCTGAAGGTTCAGGAAGTGGCGCGAATGACGGGGTATCTGGATAACAGTTATTTCTTTAGACAGTTTAAAAAATACGTCGGCGTCTCGCCTGCGGAATTCAAAGGGCTGGTGTGA
- a CDS encoding sensor histidine kinase — MLKKSYQKYIKNKLFNKMILIYTIITTTTFLTLAFVIFYFISQSFQEKELAAQQKTVHSVSEYLNLKMTNAEQAVLQIYQDNALSDDFLAFMKNDYETYIKHHLDVYTESGYFASRNVDSFIRGQLEKDTDLSSIMLYSKEKKFVYRYEQNDNQEYQQLREGEGIPKEMIPLLGKDLSGDINLKFNTVIASPETGTYSIAYRINDPATLKDVGYILLVYPTQNIFKAIDNMNQNFTGHLMVMLPNGEIMFDTAAKPTTKPYPYYDQVISVKGQERLMLDEDSFVTRQDNSKSKLEVVQVVHVSDVEKSYGNLKRLIIGLTGLSIVVTFLLSYLAVKNVSRRTQNIIHGMRIVRNGNLSVRLPVVREDELGDISASFNQMCEDLNRHIHQVYISEIKQKHAELVAFQAQINPHFLYNTLEVIRMRAIAKGADDVAEMTYILSSLFKYLVKKETMVKISEEIENSRNYLEMFRIRYKERFHFTIDVEPGVQQASILKLSVQPAIENYILHGIRSGRTDNWIGIHAYAGEQGILIEIEDNGKGISGEKLAEIQSKLKEPGEFSSDSLGLKNVAERLRLMYGDPYGLKIDSTPDQGTRVSICIPFSTEEEQHV, encoded by the coding sequence ATGCTGAAGAAGAGCTACCAGAAGTATATTAAGAACAAGCTTTTCAATAAAATGATCCTGATCTATACGATTATCACCACAACCACGTTTTTGACGCTGGCATTCGTTATTTTTTATTTTATCTCCCAATCATTTCAGGAAAAGGAACTGGCAGCACAGCAGAAGACCGTGCACAGTGTATCCGAATATTTAAATCTGAAAATGACAAACGCGGAGCAGGCCGTACTGCAAATTTATCAGGACAATGCACTGTCCGATGATTTTTTGGCTTTTATGAAAAATGATTATGAAACCTACATTAAACATCATCTGGACGTGTATACGGAATCCGGATATTTCGCTTCCAGGAATGTAGACAGCTTCATTCGCGGCCAGCTGGAAAAAGATACGGATCTGTCCAGCATTATGCTGTACAGCAAAGAGAAGAAATTCGTGTATCGTTATGAGCAAAATGATAACCAGGAGTACCAGCAGCTGAGGGAAGGCGAAGGAATCCCCAAAGAAATGATTCCTTTACTGGGCAAGGACCTGTCAGGAGATATTAATCTGAAGTTTAATACGGTGATTGCTTCACCGGAAACAGGCACATACAGCATTGCATACCGGATCAACGATCCCGCGACGCTGAAGGATGTCGGATATATTCTGCTCGTGTATCCCACTCAAAATATATTCAAGGCGATCGATAACATGAATCAGAACTTTACCGGTCATTTGATGGTGATGCTGCCAAACGGGGAGATCATGTTCGATACAGCGGCCAAGCCGACAACGAAGCCATATCCCTATTACGATCAAGTCATATCGGTGAAGGGACAGGAGCGGTTGATGCTGGATGAAGACTCGTTTGTTACCCGGCAGGATAACAGCAAGTCCAAGCTGGAAGTCGTGCAGGTGGTCCATGTGTCGGATGTGGAAAAAAGCTATGGCAATTTGAAGAGGCTAATTATCGGTCTGACGGGACTTAGCATCGTAGTAACCTTTTTATTATCGTATTTGGCAGTGAAAAATGTATCCAGGCGTACTCAAAATATTATTCACGGGATGCGGATCGTGCGTAACGGAAACCTGTCGGTCCGGCTGCCGGTCGTACGTGAAGACGAGCTTGGAGATATATCCGCCAGCTTTAATCAGATGTGTGAGGACTTAAACCGGCATATCCATCAGGTCTACATTTCCGAAATTAAACAGAAGCATGCGGAGCTGGTGGCTTTTCAGGCTCAGATCAATCCGCATTTTTTATATAACACGCTTGAAGTCATCCGGATGAGGGCGATCGCCAAAGGTGCGGATGATGTGGCTGAGATGACATATATTTTATCATCGCTGTTCAAATATCTGGTGAAGAAAGAAACGATGGTAAAAATCAGCGAGGAAATTGAAAATTCCCGCAATTACCTGGAGATGTTCCGAATTCGCTACAAGGAGCGGTTTCATTTTACCATCGATGTGGAACCGGGTGTGCAGCAGGCTTCCATTTTAAAGTTATCAGTTCAGCCCGCGATTGAAAACTATATTCTTCACGGGATTCGTTCAGGCCGAACCGATAACTGGATAGGTATTCATGCGTATGCGGGAGAGCAGGGCATCCTTATTGAGATTGAGGATAACGGAAAAGGTATATCCGGTGAAAAACTGGCTGAAATTCAAAGTAAGCTAAAGGAGCCGGGTGAGTTTTCATCGGATTCGCTGGGACTCAAAAATGTGGCGGAACGCCTGCGGCTGATGTACGGAGATCCTTACGGATTGAAGATTGACAGCACACCGGATCAAGGAACGCGGGTATCCATCTGCATCCCGTTTTCAACAGAGGAGGAACAGCATGTATAA
- the rpsR gene encoding 30S ribosomal protein S18, which produces MAFKQREGGDNDKRPARRGGRNKRRKVCFFTVNKITHIDYKDTDLLKKFISERGKILPRRVTGTSAKYQRMLTIAIKRSRQIALLPYTTE; this is translated from the coding sequence ATGGCTTTTAAACAAAGAGAAGGCGGAGACAACGACAAAAGACCGGCTCGCCGCGGCGGCCGTAACAAACGTCGTAAAGTGTGCTTCTTCACTGTGAACAAAATTACTCACATTGACTATAAAGACACAGACCTGCTGAAGAAATTTATCAGCGAACGCGGAAAGATTTTGCCACGCCGTGTAACCGGTACGAGTGCAAAATACCAACGCATGCTGACGATTGCGATCAAACGCTCCCGTCAAATCGCGTTGCTGCCTTACACAACGGAATAG
- the ssb gene encoding single-stranded DNA-binding protein produces MLNRVILIGRLTKDPELRYTPAGVAVTQFTMAVDRPFTTQGGEREADFIPVVTWRQLAETCANYLRKGRLTAVEGRIQVRNYENNEGKRVYVTEVIADNVRFLESNRDGGSGGGGQAPREETSNGGGNRGNNNYSRNNSNQDPFSDDGKPIDISDDDLPF; encoded by the coding sequence TTGTTGAACCGTGTAATTCTGATTGGCCGTTTGACCAAGGATCCTGAGCTTCGCTATACTCCTGCCGGAGTTGCGGTAACGCAGTTCACGATGGCCGTAGACAGACCGTTTACGACACAAGGTGGAGAGCGGGAAGCGGATTTTATTCCAGTGGTAACTTGGAGACAGCTTGCTGAGACCTGTGCAAACTACTTGCGCAAAGGCCGTTTGACGGCAGTTGAAGGTCGCATTCAGGTACGAAATTACGAAAATAACGAAGGTAAACGTGTATACGTCACCGAAGTCATTGCCGATAATGTACGTTTCCTGGAGTCGAACCGCGATGGCGGCAGCGGCGGTGGTGGTCAAGCTCCGCGTGAAGAGACCTCTAACGGAGGCGGAAACCGCGGGAATAATAATTACTCCCGGAACAATTCCAATCAAGATCCTTTTTCCGATGACGGAAAACCGATTGATATTTCGGATGATGATTTGCCATTTTAA
- the rpsF gene encoding 30S ribosomal protein S6, producing the protein MRKYEVMYILRPDVEQEAVQATVEKFQGIISNGGEITKHEVMGKRRLAYEIKKFRDGTFVLVNFSTTPEVVAELERIMKISDEVIRYLITLDVA; encoded by the coding sequence ATGCGCAAATATGAAGTGATGTACATTCTTCGTCCAGACGTTGAACAAGAAGCTGTTCAAGCTACAGTCGAAAAATTCCAAGGCATCATCTCCAACGGTGGAGAAATCACGAAACATGAAGTGATGGGCAAACGCCGTCTTGCGTATGAGATCAAAAAATTCCGTGATGGCACTTTTGTTCTGGTAAACTTCAGTACAACTCCTGAAGTCGTTGCTGAGCTTGAGCGTATCATGAAAATTTCTGACGAAGTAATTCGTTATCTCATTACTCTTGACGTTGCTTAA
- a CDS encoding YjzC family protein, with the protein MGEKTEFEPGDKAPNPGVYMEVGEASFHTEIQDPQMITMERGETFPQTTNKDRKWKKKSKAKVH; encoded by the coding sequence ATGGGTGAAAAAACCGAATTCGAACCGGGAGATAAAGCTCCGAACCCTGGTGTATATATGGAGGTTGGCGAGGCCAGCTTTCATACCGAAATCCAGGATCCCCAAATGATCACGATGGAGCGAGGCGAAACCTTTCCACAGACCACCAACAAAGACCGGAAGTGGAAAAAGAAAAGCAAAGCGAAGGTCCATTAA
- a CDS encoding DUF951 domain-containing protein has product MERKVFQLGDVVQMKKSHPCGSNEMEVIRMGMDIRIKCVGCQHSVLIPRAKFEKNMKKVLRSKEAEGEVEEM; this is encoded by the coding sequence ATGGAACGCAAGGTGTTTCAGCTGGGGGATGTAGTCCAAATGAAGAAGAGTCATCCATGTGGCAGCAATGAAATGGAAGTCATCCGCATGGGAATGGATATCCGGATTAAGTGTGTTGGATGCCAGCACAGTGTATTGATTCCCCGGGCCAAATTCGAGAAAAATATGAAAAAGGTGCTCCGCTCCAAGGAAGCGGAGGGAGAAGTAGAAGAAATGTAA
- a CDS encoding mechanosensitive ion channel family protein, producing the protein MNPYWVEIKTDGLEGTVDKAVNFSDKLWDWFTNVDMWTSVLFSGIRIIVLFLVTRIIIRVVSKLIDRSLARQEQSRMNMNPRRFATVAELMKNVTSVTCNFVMVLLILSEFNFHLGPLLAGAGVLGLAIGFGAQSLVKDVITGFFIILEDQFAVGDVIQTGTYIGTVELIGLRSTRIVNMNGETYILPNGMITSVTNYSFSNALAMVDLPVKNERTLEDTVSLIKSALTGIKERNGNIIAVPDVLGIQSMNTSEYVIRIVAQCVPNTRTEVERMILENIKQAMEFEDMQKQALAELAASDEKGGE; encoded by the coding sequence ATGAATCCATATTGGGTGGAAATAAAAACAGATGGCTTGGAGGGGACTGTGGATAAAGCAGTGAATTTCAGCGACAAGCTGTGGGACTGGTTTACGAATGTGGATATGTGGACAAGTGTGTTGTTCTCAGGAATCCGGATTATCGTCCTTTTTCTGGTTACCCGTATCATCATTCGCGTCGTTTCCAAATTGATCGATCGGTCGCTTGCACGTCAGGAACAAAGCCGGATGAATATGAACCCCCGCCGATTCGCAACGGTTGCGGAGCTTATGAAAAACGTAACCTCGGTAACCTGCAACTTTGTAATGGTCTTGTTGATCCTATCGGAATTCAACTTTCATCTTGGGCCTCTGTTAGCCGGTGCGGGTGTGCTTGGCCTGGCAATCGGTTTTGGTGCACAGAGCCTGGTGAAGGATGTCATTACGGGGTTCTTCATTATATTGGAGGACCAGTTTGCGGTAGGAGATGTCATTCAGACGGGGACGTATATAGGAACGGTTGAATTGATTGGACTTCGTTCCACACGGATTGTAAATATGAACGGTGAGACCTATATTCTACCGAATGGCATGATCACAAGCGTAACCAACTACTCGTTCTCCAATGCACTTGCTATGGTGGATCTGCCGGTAAAAAACGAAAGAACGCTGGAAGATACCGTTAGTCTGATCAAATCGGCGTTGACGGGTATAAAGGAACGGAATGGAAATATCATTGCTGTACCGGATGTGCTTGGCATTCAATCAATGAATACCAGTGAATATGTAATTCGGATCGTAGCCCAATGTGTACCTAATACCCGAACAGAGGTAGAGCGGATGATTTTGGAGAATATCAAGCAGGCGATGGAGTTCGAGGATATGCAAAAACAAGCGCTGGCCGAACTGGCAGCTTCGGATGAAAAAGGGGGAGAATAG
- a CDS encoding DUF3343 domain-containing protein: protein MESWMLIAFDSTQQALRTEMLLEYADIEIDLFPTPKTITAGCALSIQFPKDELASVQQIIVQEHVDIRGIYYKDNHDRYISIEG from the coding sequence ATGGAATCGTGGATGTTGATTGCCTTCGACTCGACGCAGCAGGCGCTTCGAACTGAAATGCTGCTGGAGTATGCGGATATTGAAATAGATCTTTTTCCTACACCGAAGACCATTACGGCGGGCTGTGCTTTATCCATACAATTTCCCAAGGATGAGCTTGCATCTGTTCAGCAAATCATTGTTCAGGAGCATGTGGATATCAGAGGAATCTACTACAAAGACAATCATGATAGATATATAAGCATCGAAGGCTAG
- the yyaC gene encoding spore protease YyaC: protein MTQLPNPSQQQQLSCLKIPHTDPEIHSAIIHRLLFYLSQAEEKQQVIIVCIGTDRSTGDCLGPLVGTALARYKSPWFHLFGTLEEPVHAVNLQETLSSIYALYDNPFVIGIDACLGQSTSVGCIQVASGPLKPGAGVHKELPPVGDIHLTGIVNVGGFMEYFVLQNTRLSLVVRLSEIIATSLHSAIQEWKSRSTLVARLD from the coding sequence ATGACTCAGCTGCCTAACCCTTCCCAGCAACAGCAGCTTTCATGCTTAAAAATACCACATACTGACCCTGAAATCCATTCTGCTATCATCCACCGTCTTTTGTTTTACTTATCCCAGGCTGAAGAAAAACAGCAGGTCATTATTGTATGTATTGGCACTGACCGTTCTACTGGGGATTGTCTCGGTCCTTTGGTGGGGACAGCTCTGGCACGCTATAAAAGCCCTTGGTTTCATCTGTTCGGCACTTTGGAGGAGCCTGTTCATGCCGTAAATCTGCAGGAAACATTGTCCTCCATCTATGCTCTGTATGACAATCCTTTTGTCATTGGTATCGATGCTTGTCTCGGTCAGTCCACCAGTGTGGGCTGCATCCAGGTCGCCAGCGGCCCCTTGAAACCCGGTGCAGGTGTACATAAAGAATTGCCGCCGGTTGGCGATATCCATTTGACTGGTATCGTTAATGTCGGCGGCTTCATGGAATATTTTGTATTGCAAAATACACGGTTAAGTCTGGTTGTCCGTTTATCTGAAATTATTGCGACCAGTCTCCACTCCGCGATTCAAGAGTGGAAATCACGCTCTACCCTTGTTGCACGGCTAGACTGA
- a CDS encoding DUF4446 family protein, which translates to MSDLNSLIMEQLQWFIGGVILLILILLVMVLTQGAKLRKMRRKYDLMMAGSGVENLETLLIDLKVQMDSVEDEQEEQRKSLEILLTKLQQVKGQVGIKRYNAFSDQGSDLSFSLAIMDEKKNGVVISALYSRDSSYVYAKPLAAGESTYALSPEEVEAISLAVQQG; encoded by the coding sequence ATGTCGGACTTGAATAGTTTAATCATGGAACAACTGCAGTGGTTTATCGGCGGGGTAATACTCCTCATTTTGATCTTGCTCGTTATGGTGCTTACACAAGGTGCGAAGCTTAGAAAAATGCGCCGCAAATATGATTTGATGATGGCAGGGAGTGGAGTTGAGAATCTCGAGACCCTGCTGATTGATTTGAAAGTGCAAATGGACTCCGTTGAGGATGAGCAGGAGGAGCAGCGCAAATCATTGGAAATTCTCCTAACCAAACTGCAGCAGGTAAAGGGGCAGGTTGGCATCAAACGTTACAATGCGTTTAGTGATCAAGGAAGTGATCTGAGCTTTTCACTTGCGATTATGGATGAAAAGAAAAATGGAGTTGTCATTTCAGCTCTTTACAGCCGTGACAGCTCCTATGTATATGCCAAACCGCTTGCGGCAGGCGAATCGACGTATGCCTTATCTCCGGAAGAAGTGGAAGCGATCAGTCTAGCCGTGCAACAAGGGTAG